In one Crocosphaera sp. UHCC 0190 genomic region, the following are encoded:
- a CDS encoding DNA sulfur modification protein DndB — MELVLNAVSVRRSPQDEHLSYLGSLFFGDIARLIDDNRLYVPNQPDLPDFAQRKLNKARVKQIALYILENYQIGTIFFPPICVNVQPKPKYEEGKLFLPYYSVSLRLTDGQHRCFGIHQALQEIQQKDSIEFKILSQLEIGVLLYAGLPLEEERQAFRDQNLLVQRPSVSLSHYFDKRSLAVLIAKNLLETVPQFIDNIEVVETGLGIHNPKLMTLSTLVTATKYMFPNLKSQKKLEDKNNWARSFWITSANIFDDNPWRVMSKEERSQQRQETLLVSAVILQALGMLAHDLYQENVAAEDLEKWLNNLKKIDWRRNDKFWLQRGVTQIGATEDPIISNTKTTVKACHKVLREFMGITEVIF, encoded by the coding sequence ATGGAACTTGTTCTTAATGCCGTTTCCGTGCGTCGTAGTCCTCAAGATGAACATTTAAGCTATCTTGGGAGCTTATTTTTCGGAGATATTGCCCGATTAATCGATGATAACCGTTTATATGTTCCTAATCAGCCTGATTTACCCGATTTTGCCCAACGTAAACTTAACAAAGCACGGGTCAAACAAATTGCCCTTTATATTCTGGAAAACTATCAAATAGGAACCATATTTTTCCCGCCTATTTGTGTTAACGTTCAACCCAAACCGAAGTATGAAGAAGGCAAACTTTTCTTGCCTTATTATTCGGTTAGTTTACGGTTAACCGATGGACAACATCGCTGTTTTGGGATTCATCAAGCTTTACAAGAGATTCAACAAAAAGATTCAATAGAATTTAAAATTTTATCTCAATTAGAAATCGGGGTACTTTTGTATGCAGGATTACCCTTAGAAGAAGAACGTCAAGCATTTCGTGACCAAAACTTATTAGTTCAACGTCCTAGTGTTTCCCTCTCTCACTATTTCGATAAACGTTCTCTGGCAGTTTTAATTGCTAAGAATTTATTAGAAACCGTACCCCAATTTATTGACAATATTGAAGTAGTAGAAACGGGGTTAGGCATTCATAATCCTAAATTAATGACCCTTTCTACATTAGTGACAGCAACTAAATATATGTTTCCTAATCTAAAATCCCAGAAAAAATTAGAGGACAAAAATAATTGGGCGAGAAGTTTTTGGATAACATCGGCTAATATTTTTGATGATAATCCTTGGCGAGTCATGAGTAAAGAAGAACGAAGTCAACAAAGACAAGAAACCTTATTAGTTAGTGCGGTTATTTTACAAGCATTAGGAATGTTAGCTCATGATTTGTATCAAGAAAATGTAGCAGCAGAAGACTTAGAAAAGTGGTTAAACAACTTAAAAAAAATTGATTGGAGAAGAAATGATAAATTTTGGTTACAACGAGGAGTGACACAGATAGGAGCAACGGAAGATCCGATTATTTCTAATACAAAAACTACTGTTAAAGCCTGTCATAAAGTCCTTCGAGAATTTATGGGAATCACTGAGGTAATATTCTAA
- a CDS encoding HNH endonuclease yields MTTYLSEALRKKIETTDKRRCCYCLTSEANSGIPMTIDHILPRSTGGDNSFENVCLACRTCNEYKGKNTTAIDPLTGEKIPLFNPRQQQWKDHFSWSADGTKVEGLTAIGRGTVVTLRMNHAVIVSARRRWVSSGWHPPID; encoded by the coding sequence ATGACAACCTATTTGTCTGAAGCTTTACGAAAGAAAATTGAAACCACTGACAAACGGCGATGCTGTTATTGTTTAACCAGTGAAGCTAATAGTGGCATTCCCATGACAATAGACCACATTCTTCCTCGTTCAACTGGAGGAGATAACAGTTTTGAAAATGTGTGTTTAGCTTGTCGTACTTGTAATGAATATAAAGGGAAAAATACAACGGCAATAGACCCATTGACAGGAGAAAAGATCCCTTTATTTAACCCTCGTCAACAACAATGGAAAGACCACTTTTCCTGGAGTGCTGATGGGACAAAAGTAGAAGGTTTAACTGCTATTGGACGGGGAACAGTCGTTACTTTACGCATGAATCATGCTGTGATTGTCAGCGCGCGGAGACGTTGGGTAAGTAGTGGTTGGCATCCCCCTATTGATTAA